The nucleotide window TCCGCCGCATCCGCGCCGCGTGGAAAACTGAGCGCTCCGGCCACCAGACCGGCTTCATGCACACGCCGAAGTAATCCTGCATCCGCAGATACACCGTCCGCGCACCGCGTGCGGGCACATTCACCGGAAAGGCCATCTCGCGCCCCCACAGCGCCTTTTCCTCCCCCTGCCGCCATTCCCCGGACCGCGCCACCCGCCAGCCGCCTGTCTCATCGCGAAGCCAGAAATCCGCGCGGTCCACATAGAAGTCCTGGTCCGCCAGCACGCCATCCCGCGGCACCGCCTCCGGATTCTCCAGCGTCACCCGCAGCCACAGCGCCTGCGGCCCGTCCGATCTCAAAAAATCCGTGCCATCCCAGCGCTGCCAGCCACCGGCATGCGATACCGCCTCCGCGTCCGTCCCGTCCGTGCGCAGGAACTCCACGCCACCCGCCGCGGACGGCAGCGGCACCCAACCGCGGCGCATCGCGCACAGCGAAACCACCAGCCAACCGACGATCACCAGCGCCACCGATGTCAGCGCCGTGAGCATCCAGCGGTTCGGCACGCGGAGCGGATTCACGCCGTCAATGCACCAGCCGTGACGCGCCGCAGCAAGCACGCACCGCACCCGGACCTCGTAGAACTACGGGGTTTGCCCGGTTGAGACGCCGCGGTTGCTTGTTAGAAGGATCGTCACCCCTTGCGATCATGAAACCATCATCCCTCCTCAGCCCCCCGGTCCTGGTCACCCTCCTCACCGCCGCCGGACTCCAACCGCTGGCCGCCGTCTCCGTCTGGAAAAACAGCGGCACCACCGACTGGTTCACCGATAGCAACTGGTTCGGCGGCATCCCCAGCACCTCGAACACTGAGACGCAGATGGTGAACGGCAACATCGCGATCTCCCGCACCGATATGGGGCAGGCCCTCAGCACCAGCATCTGGCTCGGCGGCAACGGCCCCGGCTCCGTGGGCACCGCCACCCTTTCCATCACCAATGGTGCCAGCCTGGCGACGACCAACGGCTACATCGGCCTCAACAACGGCTCCAATGCCACCCTCAATATCAGCGGCACCGGTTCCGCCCTGACCGCCAGCTCCCAGCTCTACATCGGCATGTCCAACGGCTCCGGAACAGCCGTCATGAACATCAGCCAGGGAGCCTCGGTCACCGTCAGCAGTTATCTCCTCGTCGGCTACAACGCCACCGGGAACGGCTCCGTCAATGTCTCCGGCACCGGCTCCATCCTGCAAGCCAACGGCGGCATCAACTCCCTCGGCTACCTCGGCGGCACCGGCACCATGACCATCTCGAATGGAGCGACCGTGAAGCTCGGCTCCTCCGGGAACGGTGGCCTGGGCTTCGGCAATTCCAACGGCACCGGCATCCTCAACATCGGCACCGGTGGAGCCGCGGGCACGCTGATCGCCTACCAGGTCGCCAGCTCCAGCACCACCACCGGCAAGATCAATTTCAACCACAACGAATCCGCCTACACCTTCTCCCCGTTCATCTACGGCAACATCGCCGTGGAGCAGAAGGGCAGCGGCACCACCACCCTCACCGCCGCCAATACCTACACCGGCGGCACCACGATCACCAACGGGAAGCTGGTGGCCAACAACGGCACCGGCAGCGCCACCGGCACCGGCACGGTGCTCGCCCAGGCGAACACCACGCTCGCGGGCAATGGCACCATCAGCGGTGCGGTCACCATGCTCGGCACCTTCGCGCCGGGCAACTCCGTCGGCAAACTCAACACCGGCAGTCTCACCATCGGCTCGACCGGCACCTACGCATGGGAACTGAACAACGCCACCGGCACCGCGGGCACCACCGCCGGAGGCTGGGATCTCGCCAACGTCAATGGCACGCTCACGTTCCAATCCGGCTCATCGCTGGACATCATCAGCCTCGGCACCAACAACCTCTCCGGCCAGGCCGCCAACTTCAATCCGCTGGCCAACTACCTCTGGACCATCGCCACCACCACCGGCGGCGTCACCGGCGTGGAGAATGTCACGCTCGATACCAGCGGCTTCCAGAACACCATCCAGGG belongs to Luteolibacter ambystomatis and includes:
- a CDS encoding PEP-CTERM sorting domain-containing protein (PEP-CTERM proteins occur, often in large numbers, in the proteomes of bacteria that also encode an exosortase, a predicted intramembrane cysteine proteinase. The presence of a PEP-CTERM domain at a protein's C-terminus predicts cleavage within the sorting domain, followed by covalent anchoring to some some component of the (usually Gram-negative) cell surface. Many PEP-CTERM proteins exhibit an unusual sequence composition that includes large numbers of potential glycosylation sites. Expression of one such protein has been shown restore the ability of a bacterium to form floc, a type of biofilm.), whose product is MKPSSLLSPPVLVTLLTAAGLQPLAAVSVWKNSGTTDWFTDSNWFGGIPSTSNTETQMVNGNIAISRTDMGQALSTSIWLGGNGPGSVGTATLSITNGASLATTNGYIGLNNGSNATLNISGTGSALTASSQLYIGMSNGSGTAVMNISQGASVTVSSYLLVGYNATGNGSVNVSGTGSILQANGGINSLGYLGGTGTMTISNGATVKLGSSGNGGLGFGNSNGTGILNIGTGGAAGTLIAYQVASSSTTTGKINFNHNESAYTFSPFIYGNIAVEQKGSGTTTLTAANTYTGGTTITNGKLVANNGTGSATGTGTVLAQANTTLAGNGTISGAVTMLGTFAPGNSVGKLNTGSLTIGSTGTYAWELNNATGTAGTTAGGWDLANVNGTLTFQSGSSLDIISLGTNNLSGQAANFNPLANYLWTIATTTGGVTGVENVTLDTSGFQNTIQGTFALETSGNNLVLRYTAVPEPSAIVALLGGTFITLRRRRQLL